A DNA window from Oxyura jamaicensis isolate SHBP4307 breed ruddy duck chromosome 1 unlocalized genomic scaffold, BPBGC_Ojam_1.0 oxy1_random_OJ106547, whole genome shotgun sequence contains the following coding sequences:
- the LOC118156912 gene encoding coiled-coil domain-containing protein 134-like isoform X1 → MGLPVRFQAAVSDMDFLVFCPFLLVLVLPGGSLADLEKQRVDSGLEIYKKLFEVKRKDQMNALKNLIELNDVNQQYKIIDIMLKGLFKVLEDSRAVLIAADVPPDGPFPQDEKLKDAYSHVVENTAFFGDVVLRFPKIVHHYFDRNSNWNNLIRWGIGFCNLTGVFERGPHSQLLGLMAQELGISEKSPDYRNPFKADHSEFFPSADTFQKALREEEKRRKKEEKRKEIRKGPRISRSQSEL, encoded by the exons ATGGGTTTACCTGTTCGGTTCCAGGCGGCGGTGTCCGACATGGATTTCCTCGTGTTCTGCCCCtttctgctggtgctggtgctgcccggGGGCAGCCTGGCAGACCTGGAGAAGCAGAGGGTGGACTCCGGCTTGGAAATCT ATAAGAAACTGTTTGAGGTGAAGCGCAAGGACCAGATGAATGCCCTGAAGAACCTGATCGAGCTCAACGACGTGAACCAGCAGTACAAAATCATCGACATCATGCTCAAGGGACTCTTCAAA GTGCTGGAGGACTCGCGGGCAGTGCTCATAGCTGCGGACGTGCCCCCGGACGGGCCTTTCCCTCAGGATGAGAAGCTGAAGGACG CCTACTCCCACGTGGTGGAGAATACGGCCTTCTTCGGGGACGTTGTCCTGCGCTTCCCCAAGATCGTGCACCACTACTTCGACCGCAACTCCAACTGGAACAACCTCATCCGCTGGGGCATCGGCTTCTGCAACCTGACGGGCGTCTTCGAGCGGGGGCCccactcccagctcctggggctg atggCTCAGGAGCTGGGCATCAGCGAGAAGTCCCCCGATTACCGCAATCCCTTCAAAGCCGACCACTCCGAG TTCTTCCCCAGCGCTGACACCTTCCAGAAGGCGCTGCGCGAGGAGGAGAAGcggaggaagaaggaggagaagcgCAAGGAGATCCGCAAGGGCCCGCGCATCTCGCGCTCGCAGTCGGAGCTGTAA
- the LOC118156912 gene encoding coiled-coil domain-containing protein 134-like isoform X2 — translation MDFLVFCPFLLVLVLPGGSLADLEKQRVDSGLEIYKKLFEVKRKDQMNALKNLIELNDVNQQYKIIDIMLKGLFKVLEDSRAVLIAADVPPDGPFPQDEKLKDAYSHVVENTAFFGDVVLRFPKIVHHYFDRNSNWNNLIRWGIGFCNLTGVFERGPHSQLLGLMAQELGISEKSPDYRNPFKADHSEFFPSADTFQKALREEEKRRKKEEKRKEIRKGPRISRSQSEL, via the exons ATGGATTTCCTCGTGTTCTGCCCCtttctgctggtgctggtgctgcccggGGGCAGCCTGGCAGACCTGGAGAAGCAGAGGGTGGACTCCGGCTTGGAAATCT ATAAGAAACTGTTTGAGGTGAAGCGCAAGGACCAGATGAATGCCCTGAAGAACCTGATCGAGCTCAACGACGTGAACCAGCAGTACAAAATCATCGACATCATGCTCAAGGGACTCTTCAAA GTGCTGGAGGACTCGCGGGCAGTGCTCATAGCTGCGGACGTGCCCCCGGACGGGCCTTTCCCTCAGGATGAGAAGCTGAAGGACG CCTACTCCCACGTGGTGGAGAATACGGCCTTCTTCGGGGACGTTGTCCTGCGCTTCCCCAAGATCGTGCACCACTACTTCGACCGCAACTCCAACTGGAACAACCTCATCCGCTGGGGCATCGGCTTCTGCAACCTGACGGGCGTCTTCGAGCGGGGGCCccactcccagctcctggggctg atggCTCAGGAGCTGGGCATCAGCGAGAAGTCCCCCGATTACCGCAATCCCTTCAAAGCCGACCACTCCGAG TTCTTCCCCAGCGCTGACACCTTCCAGAAGGCGCTGCGCGAGGAGGAGAAGcggaggaagaaggaggagaagcgCAAGGAGATCCGCAAGGGCCCGCGCATCTCGCGCTCGCAGTCGGAGCTGTAA